From the genome of Lentisphaerota bacterium, one region includes:
- a CDS encoding bifunctional folylpolyglutamate synthase/dihydrofolate synthase gives MDTSCGFLEALAARQRFGVRQGLEVMEALMAQMGRPESGLAPIHIAGTNGKGSVAAMTDAVLRAAGLTCGRYTSPHLQRFNERIFVNGAAVADAALGEAGRAVEAAARAAVAAGAEEPTFFECATAAAFEVYRRAGVRLVALETGLGGRLDATNVVTPLVSVITRIGLEHTQWLGDTLAKIAGEKAGIIKPGRPVVCGAMPDEARAVIRRRAADLGCRLVDAGEAVSVSAVRSRPEGLEARVSTASRDLGKVTLPLGGLFQCENLATAVAALEAAEEALGLRLPDAAFREGLAGVCWPGRFQLVSREPPVIVDGAHNPDCAAALRVALKKSGLRGPLGLVAGFCDDKDAGAFLKILAPSFARAWAVTIPSPRALAGGAVSALMRAHGLAAREAELGDALDEARAWALAEGGAVVVCGSLFLAGEALTRLHAFPWATPAGAADPNEAFLGRQRRAAEPPATGG, from the coding sequence ATGGACACATCATGCGGATTTCTGGAGGCCTTGGCGGCCAGGCAGCGCTTTGGCGTGCGGCAGGGACTGGAGGTGATGGAGGCGCTGATGGCGCAGATGGGCCGGCCCGAGTCGGGCCTGGCCCCCATTCATATCGCGGGGACGAATGGCAAGGGATCGGTGGCGGCGATGACCGATGCGGTGTTGCGGGCGGCCGGATTGACGTGCGGACGCTACACGTCGCCGCATTTGCAGCGCTTCAACGAGCGGATTTTCGTCAACGGCGCGGCGGTCGCCGACGCCGCCCTGGGCGAGGCGGGCCGGGCGGTCGAGGCGGCGGCGCGTGCGGCGGTTGCGGCGGGTGCCGAGGAACCCACGTTCTTTGAGTGTGCCACGGCGGCGGCTTTCGAGGTTTATCGGCGGGCGGGGGTGCGGCTGGTGGCGCTGGAGACCGGCCTCGGCGGCCGGCTGGATGCCACCAACGTGGTGACACCGCTCGTTTCGGTGATTACCCGGATCGGACTGGAGCACACGCAGTGGTTGGGGGATACGCTGGCGAAGATCGCGGGCGAGAAGGCGGGGATCATCAAGCCGGGGCGTCCGGTCGTCTGCGGCGCGATGCCCGACGAGGCGCGGGCGGTGATTCGGCGCCGGGCGGCGGATCTGGGGTGCCGTCTGGTGGACGCGGGCGAGGCCGTTTCGGTGTCGGCCGTGCGCTCGCGTCCCGAGGGGCTGGAGGCCCGGGTGTCGACGGCCTCGCGCGACCTCGGAAAAGTCACGCTGCCGCTGGGCGGCCTGTTTCAGTGTGAGAATCTCGCCACGGCGGTGGCGGCCCTCGAAGCCGCCGAGGAGGCGCTGGGGTTGCGTCTGCCCGATGCGGCGTTTCGCGAGGGGCTGGCGGGGGTATGTTGGCCGGGCCGTTTCCAACTCGTCTCGCGCGAGCCGCCGGTGATCGTGGACGGCGCGCACAACCCCGATTGCGCCGCGGCGCTGCGGGTGGCGCTGAAGAAATCGGGGCTGAGGGGTCCGCTGGGCCTGGTGGCCGGGTTTTGCGATGACAAGGACGCCGGCGCGTTCCTCAAGATTCTCGCGCCGTCGTTCGCGCGCGCCTGGGCGGTGACCATTCCGTCGCCGCGCGCGCTGGCCGGTGGCGCGGTGTCGGCGCTCATGCGCGCCCACGGACTCGCGGCCCGGGAGGCGGAGCTCGGCGACGCGTTGGACGAGGCCCGGGCCTGGGCGCTGGCCGAAGGCGGCGCGGTGGTGGTCTGCGGGTCGCTCTTTCTTGCGGGAGAGGCGCTGACGCGGCTGCACGCCTTTCCGTGGGCGACGCCAGCGGGCGCGGCCGATCCGAATGAGGCGTTCTTGGGCCGTCAGCGACGCGCCGCCGAACCGCCGGCGACAGGAGGCTGA
- a CDS encoding U32 family peptidase has product MVLPELLAPAGCFDAAVAAFRYGADAVYAGLDRFSARAEAQNLSPERLAVLLAHARSLTPPRKIYCTFNTLLLEAELPAALETLDQLDDLGVDGVIIQDWGLFEMARRHFPRLQLHASTQMAAHSREGVQALAARGFTRVVLARELTLDEIAATVRDHAAEIEVFIHGALCYSTSGLCLFSSHAVGRSGNRGRCAYCCRDRLTGAGDPDATASHPFSMRDLAWLPHIPALVEAGVASLKIEGRMKSPLYVAAITDLYRRALDGTLTPSEQAGKIGDIQTIFSRPWTSFYAEGAGTDPLAIIDPSAVGHRGTRIGTVQSVQRDGCGGRWLRFRTARALEKHDGLQIEPAAGGQPEGFAVSALRRCGATRGEIALPAGIDVEVGLPPDFSTIPAPGAAVYCSASQAVRRAYPVETVRESSLAPIHACAVTITLDAAGLVLTAESTDACADTATVRVPAELTPARNPGQTEAAVRKAFDRTRDAGWRVARLAVHDPDARYAPPSLLNDARRRVLEALTVARAARRQAVRDAVRDQWDSSPALQARALSDHTQQERAAPRFTAKVHVSQAPSEALGDAHELVVQIGHADDEAIRRGLAAWLTILPRDRIRLAVPLLVRDSESAPLALRLGTLAADGWRLWECADLAGLDRLRRCAGQAEDITADWSFYALNRPASAFLREQGITRRVTSPEETAANLAVCVDAGVIEALVFQLTPLFISQTPPCAGPGDPPTESVAWADRRGQTLHACPLDGRWITTGDRPFSCADAIPELLGLGIRQFRCDWSWQPSDPAVLAAAWRAVRCGERPSGSHPANFRRGLM; this is encoded by the coding sequence ATGGTTCTTCCCGAACTTCTAGCCCCCGCAGGCTGTTTTGACGCCGCCGTCGCCGCATTCCGGTATGGCGCGGATGCCGTCTATGCGGGTCTGGATCGCTTCTCGGCGCGGGCCGAGGCTCAGAACCTATCCCCTGAACGGCTGGCCGTGCTGCTGGCCCATGCGCGCAGCCTCACACCGCCGCGCAAGATCTATTGCACCTTCAATACGCTGCTGCTGGAGGCCGAGCTCCCGGCAGCGCTGGAGACGCTCGATCAGCTCGACGACCTCGGCGTCGATGGTGTTATCATCCAAGACTGGGGACTGTTTGAGATGGCCCGCAGGCATTTTCCGCGTCTGCAGCTCCACGCCAGCACCCAGATGGCGGCGCACAGCCGCGAGGGGGTTCAGGCGCTTGCTGCACGCGGCTTCACCCGCGTGGTGCTCGCCCGCGAGCTGACTCTGGACGAAATCGCCGCAACCGTCCGCGACCACGCCGCCGAGATCGAGGTCTTCATCCACGGCGCGCTCTGCTACTCCACCAGCGGACTCTGCCTCTTCTCCTCACACGCCGTCGGCCGAAGCGGCAACCGCGGCCGCTGCGCCTACTGCTGCCGCGACCGCCTGACCGGAGCCGGAGACCCAGACGCTACGGCCAGCCATCCCTTCTCCATGCGCGACCTGGCCTGGCTCCCCCACATCCCCGCGCTGGTCGAGGCGGGTGTCGCCAGCCTGAAGATCGAAGGCCGGATGAAGTCGCCGCTCTACGTCGCCGCCATCACCGACCTCTACCGGCGCGCCCTGGATGGCACGCTCACCCCGAGTGAACAGGCGGGCAAGATCGGCGATATCCAGACCATCTTCAGCCGGCCCTGGACGTCGTTCTACGCCGAAGGCGCCGGCACCGACCCGCTCGCCATCATTGACCCATCGGCCGTCGGCCACCGCGGCACCCGTATCGGCACCGTCCAGTCGGTTCAGCGCGACGGCTGCGGCGGACGCTGGCTGCGCTTCCGCACCGCGCGCGCCCTGGAAAAACACGACGGTCTCCAAATCGAGCCGGCGGCGGGCGGGCAGCCCGAAGGTTTCGCGGTCAGCGCGCTGCGGCGCTGCGGCGCCACGCGCGGCGAAATCGCCCTCCCCGCCGGCATCGATGTCGAGGTCGGGTTGCCCCCCGATTTCTCGACGATTCCCGCGCCCGGCGCGGCGGTCTACTGCTCGGCCTCTCAAGCGGTGCGGCGGGCCTATCCCGTCGAAACGGTCCGCGAATCATCGCTCGCCCCGATTCACGCCTGCGCGGTCACGATCACGCTCGATGCGGCAGGACTGGTCCTGACCGCCGAATCGACCGACGCCTGCGCGGACACGGCAACGGTGCGCGTCCCGGCGGAGCTGACTCCCGCGCGCAATCCGGGTCAGACCGAGGCGGCGGTGCGCAAAGCATTCGACCGCACCCGCGACGCCGGCTGGCGGGTGGCCCGTCTGGCGGTTCATGATCCCGACGCCCGCTACGCCCCGCCCTCCCTGCTCAACGACGCCCGCCGTCGTGTGTTGGAGGCCCTGACTGTTGCCCGGGCCGCCCGTCGTCAGGCGGTCCGTGATGCGGTGCGTGATCAGTGGGACTCCTCCCCTGCTCTTCAGGCGCGCGCGCTGTCTGACCACACACAGCAGGAACGCGCGGCACCCCGCTTCACGGCCAAGGTGCATGTCTCGCAAGCGCCATCCGAGGCGCTGGGTGATGCCCACGAGCTGGTCGTGCAGATCGGCCATGCGGACGACGAGGCCATCCGTCGCGGTCTCGCGGCCTGGCTGACGATCCTTCCCCGTGATCGCATCCGACTGGCCGTGCCCCTGCTGGTGCGCGACAGCGAGTCCGCGCCCTTGGCCCTTCGGCTGGGCACACTGGCGGCGGATGGGTGGCGGCTGTGGGAGTGCGCCGATCTGGCAGGTCTCGACCGGTTGCGGCGCTGTGCAGGCCAGGCCGAAGACATCACCGCCGACTGGTCGTTCTATGCGCTCAACCGCCCCGCCAGCGCCTTTCTGCGCGAACAGGGGATTACGCGCCGCGTCACCTCGCCCGAGGAAACGGCGGCCAATCTCGCCGTTTGCGTGGATGCTGGGGTTATCGAGGCGCTGGTCTTCCAGCTCACGCCGCTGTTCATTTCGCAAACGCCGCCCTGCGCCGGACCGGGCGACCCGCCTACCGAGTCCGTCGCATGGGCCGACCGCCGGGGCCAGACCTTGCACGCCTGTCCGCTCGACGGCCGCTGGATCACAACCGGCGATCGCCCGTTCTCCTGCGCGGACGCCATTCCAGAGCTGCTGGGCCTGGGCATCCGCCAGTTCCGTTGCGACTGGTCGTGGCAGCCTTCAGACCCCGCCGTGCTCGCCGCCGCCTGGCGAGCCGTTCGCTGCGGCGAGAGGCCCTCCGGAAGCCACCCCGCCAACTTCCGGCGCGGCCTGATGTAA
- a CDS encoding RHS repeat-associated core domain-containing protein — protein sequence ETTTNGVPVRYYIWGAGRLLGIIESDGTLRCVHADEQGSVVALSDGSGNATDTFAYGPYGEDWGRTGTNSLPFRWLGGHGVWRVSDATTLHLTRHRAYDTMLKRFLSSDPIGLGGGANLYGYANGNPLSYIDPLGLSWVNVLGGIRMVGGVLEFSAGYAFAGASIAFGTVTSPTVIGGVVGAAGATGGTLVGAHGLDTLQAGYRQMISGEHVDTFTSERIQDQGVSRQNANLVDAGIGMAGSMGAGFGTRALSAINIAAKYPLETAGMNSAEILDRWETGSRALTDYDFKLLGGTSTSPLFKAASIEQGINLVGETMATAQRPFGPILISYLSASLWYTGLTPNAASGAGILSAASYGLSAASNGNK from the coding sequence TGGAAACCACCACCAACGGCGTGCCCGTGCGCTACTACATCTGGGGCGCCGGTCGGTTGCTGGGAATCATCGAAAGCGACGGCACCTTGCGCTGCGTGCATGCCGACGAGCAAGGCAGCGTCGTGGCCCTGTCCGACGGCAGCGGCAACGCCACAGACACCTTTGCCTACGGTCCTTATGGCGAAGACTGGGGGCGCACCGGCACCAACAGCCTTCCATTCCGGTGGTTGGGCGGACATGGCGTGTGGCGGGTGTCTGACGCCACCACGCTCCATCTCACCCGTCATCGCGCCTATGACACGATGCTCAAGCGGTTTCTTTCTTCCGATCCGATTGGCCTTGGTGGCGGCGCGAATCTGTACGGATATGCCAATGGAAACCCGCTAAGCTACATTGATCCGCTCGGTCTTTCCTGGGTTAATGTTTTGGGTGGCATTCGCATGGTAGGCGGGGTCTTGGAGTTTAGCGCCGGATATGCCTTCGCTGGTGCTTCAATTGCTTTTGGAACGGTTACGAGTCCTACGGTTATAGGTGGAGTTGTCGGAGCGGCAGGCGCTACGGGTGGCACACTTGTTGGTGCCCACGGCCTTGATACGCTCCAAGCCGGTTATCGCCAAATGATCAGTGGGGAACATGTCGATACGTTCACTTCCGAGCGGATACAAGATCAGGGAGTCTCGCGTCAGAATGCAAACCTTGTTGACGCAGGAATTGGCATGGCTGGGTCGATGGGTGCTGGCTTCGGCACAAGGGCTCTATCCGCAATTAACATAGCGGCCAAGTATCCGTTGGAAACCGCCGGAATGAATAGTGCCGAGATATTGGACAGGTGGGAAACAGGAAGCAGGGCACTCACCGATTACGACTTCAAATTACTTGGTGGAACTTCGACTTCTCCATTATTCAAAGCGGCATCCATCGAACAAGGGATAAATCTTGTCGGCGAAACAATGGCAACAGCACAGCGTCCTTTCGGACCGATTCTGATTTCCTATCTCTCTGCGTCGCTATGGTACACGGGACTAACCCCCAATGCTGCGTCAGGTGCAGGTATTCTTTCGGCTGCTTCGTACGGACTGTCAGCAGCCAGCAACGGCAATAAGTGA
- a CDS encoding fucose isomerase has product MQNIPSVKMGIVAVSRDCFPIELSRARLDRVVKACAKRKVEVIPCSVVIESEADTVKALVEMRAAGVNALTIYLGNFGPEAPYTIFAKEMGVPFMLCAAAEESAKDLINGRGDAFCGMLNASLNCALRNITPFIPAVPVGLPDAIVNHIVHFTRVARVVNGIRNLKVFAFGPRPQDFFACNAPIKPMYNLGIEVMENSELDLLQLYQGTAKRTKEIDAIAKDMAKELGKGNCFAGKLRELAQFELALLTFFEANLGSRQFGVMANKCWPAFESAFRFVPCFVNSRLSTRGIPVACEVDMYGAVSQYMAQCATLLPTTILDINNTVPADLPIKNLQGATRADLFMGFHCGNTPSCCLCSGCSMKYQLIMHRLMEPGREPDITAGTLEGRLRPGPITFFRVQGTADCRLQSYIAEGNILDADPRSFGGIGIFGIPNFARFYRQVLLEKHYPHHGAVAFDTAGEVLFDAAKLLGIADVAAPKPAGELYPNENPFA; this is encoded by the coding sequence ATGCAAAACATTCCCAGCGTTAAAATGGGCATCGTCGCCGTCAGTCGCGACTGCTTCCCGATCGAACTCAGCCGTGCGCGTCTTGATCGTGTTGTAAAAGCCTGCGCCAAGCGCAAAGTCGAGGTGATCCCCTGCTCGGTGGTCATCGAATCAGAAGCTGACACGGTCAAAGCGCTCGTGGAAATGCGCGCCGCTGGCGTCAACGCGCTCACAATCTACCTCGGCAACTTCGGTCCTGAGGCGCCCTACACCATTTTTGCCAAGGAAATGGGCGTCCCCTTCATGCTGTGCGCGGCGGCGGAGGAATCGGCTAAAGACCTGATCAACGGGCGTGGCGACGCCTTCTGCGGCATGTTGAACGCCTCGTTGAACTGCGCCCTGCGCAACATCACCCCCTTCATACCGGCCGTGCCGGTGGGCCTCCCGGACGCGATCGTCAACCACATCGTCCATTTCACTCGCGTGGCCCGCGTGGTGAACGGCATCCGCAACCTCAAGGTCTTTGCGTTTGGTCCGCGCCCGCAGGATTTCTTTGCCTGCAATGCGCCGATCAAGCCCATGTACAATCTGGGCATCGAGGTGATGGAGAACTCGGAACTCGACCTGCTGCAGCTCTACCAGGGTACCGCGAAGCGAACGAAGGAAATCGATGCCATCGCCAAGGACATGGCCAAGGAACTCGGCAAGGGCAACTGCTTTGCGGGCAAGCTGCGCGAGCTGGCCCAGTTCGAGCTCGCCCTGCTGACGTTCTTCGAGGCCAATCTCGGATCCCGCCAGTTCGGCGTGATGGCCAACAAATGCTGGCCCGCATTCGAATCGGCCTTCCGCTTCGTCCCCTGTTTTGTCAACTCCCGCCTCTCCACGCGCGGCATACCGGTGGCGTGCGAGGTCGACATGTACGGGGCGGTCTCTCAGTACATGGCCCAATGCGCGACGCTCTTGCCGACGACGATTCTCGACATCAACAACACCGTGCCCGCCGACCTGCCGATCAAGAATCTGCAGGGCGCCACGCGAGCCGATCTGTTCATGGGCTTCCACTGCGGCAACACCCCCTCCTGCTGCCTCTGTTCCGGTTGCTCGATGAAATATCAGCTCATTATGCACCGTCTGATGGAGCCGGGCCGGGAGCCCGACATTACTGCGGGCACGCTGGAAGGTCGGCTGCGGCCGGGCCCGATCACCTTTTTCCGCGTGCAGGGAACGGCGGATTGCCGTCTCCAAAGCTACATCGCCGAGGGCAACATACTCGACGCCGACCCGCGCTCGTTCGGCGGCATCGGCATCTTCGGAATTCCGAATTTTGCCCGCTTCTATCGCCAGGTGCTGCTGGAGAAACACTACCCGCATCACGGGGCTGTGGCGTTCGACACCGCCGGCGAGGTCCTCTTCGACGCAGCCAAGCTGCTGGGCATCGCCGATGTGGCGGCCCCAAAACCGGCTGGCGAGCTCTACCCCAACGAAAACCCGTTCGCGTAG
- a CDS encoding FHA domain-containing protein: protein MAYLVLTEGDRKGHKFDLKDGVTRIGRRAENDVILVYPSVSGTHAEIIRSDDGFELRDLGSTNGTRLNGSRIQSIRVYRNDIFSFGDISVMLEGDDVPTAPPSDENDAADISSIPRTTVSLHPLVPENARVMPPSDFKKTHGSRTLWPIFIGLVILAVLVALVVFVLGFFS from the coding sequence ATGGCTTATTTGGTCTTGACCGAGGGTGATAGGAAGGGGCACAAGTTCGACCTCAAAGACGGGGTCACGCGCATCGGAAGGCGTGCCGAAAACGATGTGATCTTGGTTTATCCGTCGGTTTCCGGAACCCATGCAGAGATTATTCGATCCGATGACGGATTTGAGTTGCGTGACCTCGGGTCCACCAACGGCACGCGCCTCAATGGCTCGCGCATCCAAAGCATACGGGTTTACCGAAACGACATTTTCTCGTTCGGGGATATCTCTGTCATGCTTGAGGGCGACGACGTGCCCACAGCGCCGCCATCGGACGAAAATGACGCTGCGGACATTTCTTCGATTCCGCGCACGACCGTCAGCTTGCACCCGCTGGTACCCGAGAATGCGCGCGTCATGCCGCCATCAGACTTCAAGAAAACGCATGGTTCGCGAACGCTCTGGCCGATTTTCATCGGCCTGGTCATTCTGGCTGTGCTTGTCGCTCTGGTCGTCTTTGTGTTGGGTTTCTTTTCTTAG
- a CDS encoding PIN domain-containing protein, whose amino-acid sequence MFVVDTNILIYGADKDSPDHAGCRQLLEQWRSQTTPWYVTWGIVYEFLRVVTHPRVLNRPFSAAQAWLFLDALFASLSLRVLSETDRHRHVATEVFADVPGISGNLVFDAHTAILMRENGIKTIVTRDTDFNRFPFLDTVDPITEHRRTTAFRRLPRNRRKS is encoded by the coding sequence ATGTTCGTTGTGGATACCAATATCCTGATTTATGGCGCGGATAAGGACTCGCCAGACCACGCGGGATGCCGCCAGTTGCTCGAACAGTGGCGTTCGCAGACAACGCCTTGGTATGTAACCTGGGGTATTGTGTATGAGTTTCTTCGCGTAGTGACCCATCCACGTGTTCTCAATCGTCCCTTCTCGGCCGCTCAGGCGTGGTTATTCCTTGATGCGCTATTCGCCTCTCTGAGCCTGCGGGTCTTGTCGGAGACCGACCGGCATCGTCATGTGGCAACGGAAGTCTTTGCCGATGTGCCAGGCATTTCCGGCAATCTGGTCTTTGACGCGCACACAGCAATTTTGATGAGAGAAAACGGGATCAAGACGATTGTCACCAGAGACACGGACTTCAACCGGTTTCCGTTTCTCGACACCGTCGATCCGATAACGGAACACCGCCGGACGACGGCATTCAGGAGATTGCCGAGAAACCGCCGCAAATCCTGA
- a CDS encoding DUF814 domain-containing protein: protein MMTDNGEPGGPTTACGGCAGKQTRCLSLLSGGLDSMLAICVLRGQGVHVEAVSFASPFFNTAAAQRAARALNVRLHTVDFTDDILELIEQPPHGFGGHMNPCIDCHARMVRRAGERMTAMGFDCVATGEVLGQRPMSQNRHALDIVIHDSGMEDFLVRPLSAKLMAPSRPEREGLLDRERLLGLSGRSRKPQMALAAAYGIRAYPTPAGGCLLTDEGFCRRLANLLAERGIRDLRSLRLLRIGRHMRLPGGSTCIIGRNQADNESLHVAFAEGDVLVDTVNVPGPTLLIPFGVRESADIARAVQVCAAYSDHHEKKAVTIRVVASGEERLQAVAGESRDAYSSWVL from the coding sequence ATGATGACCGATAACGGGGAACCGGGCGGGCCGACAACCGCGTGCGGCGGCTGTGCGGGCAAACAAACCCGGTGTCTCAGCCTGCTTTCAGGCGGTTTGGACAGCATGCTGGCCATCTGCGTGCTGCGCGGTCAGGGCGTGCATGTCGAGGCGGTGAGTTTTGCCAGCCCGTTCTTTAACACCGCCGCCGCGCAACGCGCTGCGCGTGCGCTGAACGTGCGGTTGCACACGGTGGATTTCACCGATGATATTCTGGAGTTGATTGAACAGCCGCCGCACGGATTCGGCGGCCACATGAATCCGTGCATCGATTGCCATGCACGGATGGTCAGACGCGCCGGGGAGCGGATGACTGCCATGGGCTTTGACTGCGTGGCGACCGGAGAGGTTCTGGGGCAACGGCCGATGTCACAGAACAGGCATGCGCTGGATATTGTCATCCATGACAGCGGCATGGAGGATTTTCTGGTGCGGCCATTGAGCGCGAAGCTGATGGCGCCGTCGCGGCCGGAGCGGGAGGGTCTGCTCGATCGCGAACGTCTGCTGGGGCTTTCCGGGCGTTCGCGCAAGCCGCAAATGGCGCTGGCGGCGGCTTACGGCATACGGGCGTATCCGACACCGGCCGGCGGCTGTCTGCTCACCGATGAGGGCTTCTGCCGTAGGCTGGCCAACCTTCTCGCCGAACGGGGTATCCGGGATCTGCGGTCGCTTCGGTTATTGCGCATCGGCCGGCACATGCGGCTTCCCGGAGGCTCCACGTGCATCATCGGCAGGAATCAGGCGGATAACGAGTCCTTGCATGTGGCGTTTGCCGAGGGCGATGTGTTGGTGGACACGGTCAACGTGCCGGGGCCCACGTTATTAATCCCGTTCGGAGTGCGCGAGTCTGCCGACATTGCCCGGGCGGTTCAGGTGTGCGCGGCCTATAGCGACCACCACGAGAAAAAGGCGGTTACAATCCGTGTGGTCGCATCGGGGGAGGAGCGCTTGCAGGCCGTTGCGGGAGAGTCTCGCGACGCCTATTCATCATGGGTCCTCTAA
- a CDS encoding ribbon-helix-helix protein, CopG family, translating into MVIYMKTTLTISDVTMREVKREAARRQQTMSEMVEAALRTIIEPVPREAKLPPLPEFESGGLRVNVANRDALYDVMGG; encoded by the coding sequence ATGGTTATCTATATGAAAACAACACTGACTATCAGCGATGTGACGATGCGTGAGGTCAAGCGTGAAGCCGCGCGCCGCCAACAGACCATGTCCGAGATGGTCGAGGCGGCATTGCGAACGATTATCGAACCGGTACCACGCGAGGCCAAGTTGCCGCCGTTGCCGGAATTCGAGAGCGGCGGACTGCGGGTCAACGTTGCCAATCGAGATGCCCTGTACGACGTGATGGGAGGTTAG
- a CDS encoding glycosyltransferase family 4 protein, with the protein MRRSWAVSDAPPNRRRQEADGMRPLHIVEVLEATAGGTRRHLRDLVLGLDRHRFRLTVIASAGRDADFSRDIDLFRMAGVAVHLLPMKRRIAPIADVVALARLIRLVRRLRPDIIHAHSSKAGLLARLAACAAGGVPAVYTPHAFAFLSDSPWLGLYLACERWASRWTGRLIAVSREEYVRACDGARGLGLPADRVRLIPNGIEAGVLPPIPERPHPLIGFVGRICRQKGPDLFLDVARRIRDARPDVRFLMVGDGPWPGWVSRRLKRTGLDACTLLRTARDEIEVAGHLTDLDALVMPSRWEGLPYTLLEAMAAGVPVVAAEAGGIADVIATEESGMLAPVGDVAGLAARALALVNDRQLAGRIRAGARARMEGYTLRQMVARVAAVYEELAEQEEC; encoded by the coding sequence ATGAGGCGTTCTTGGGCCGTCAGCGACGCGCCGCCGAACCGCCGGCGACAGGAGGCTGACGGCATGCGTCCGCTTCACATCGTCGAAGTGCTGGAGGCTACGGCGGGCGGCACGCGCCGTCATTTGCGCGACCTGGTGCTGGGTCTCGACCGCCACCGCTTCCGGCTGACGGTGATCGCCTCGGCCGGCCGTGACGCCGATTTTAGCCGTGATATCGACCTGTTCCGAATGGCAGGCGTGGCGGTGCATCTGCTGCCGATGAAGCGTCGCATCGCGCCGATTGCCGACGTCGTGGCGCTGGCGCGCCTGATCCGGCTGGTGCGCCGCCTTCGTCCCGACATCATCCATGCCCACAGCTCCAAAGCGGGTCTGCTGGCCCGGTTGGCGGCGTGTGCCGCAGGCGGCGTGCCGGCGGTTTACACGCCCCATGCCTTCGCCTTTTTGTCGGACAGTCCGTGGCTGGGCCTTTACCTGGCCTGCGAACGGTGGGCGTCGCGGTGGACCGGACGGCTCATCGCGGTCAGCCGCGAGGAATACGTTCGGGCGTGCGATGGCGCGCGCGGATTGGGCCTGCCGGCGGACCGCGTGCGGCTGATTCCCAATGGCATTGAGGCCGGCGTCCTGCCACCGATACCCGAGCGTCCCCATCCGCTGATCGGCTTTGTCGGGCGGATATGCCGGCAAAAGGGGCCCGACCTCTTTCTGGACGTCGCGCGGCGCATCCGCGACGCGCGGCCCGACGTCCGGTTTCTGATGGTGGGCGACGGACCCTGGCCCGGATGGGTGAGCAGGCGGCTGAAACGGACCGGACTTGATGCGTGCACCCTGTTGCGAACGGCCCGCGACGAGATCGAGGTGGCCGGGCATCTGACGGACCTGGACGCGCTGGTGATGCCGTCGCGGTGGGAGGGGCTGCCGTACACGCTGCTGGAGGCGATGGCGGCGGGCGTGCCGGTGGTGGCGGCGGAGGCCGGTGGTATTGCTGACGTCATCGCGACGGAGGAGTCAGGGATGCTCGCTCCGGTTGGAGATGTGGCGGGCCTGGCGGCCCGGGCGCTGGCGCTGGTGAATGACCGTCAACTCGCCGGACGAATCCGCGCTGGTGCGCGCGCGCGGATGGAGGGCTATACGCTGCGGCAGATGGTGGCGCGAGTCGCGGCTGTCTATGAAGAATTGGCGGAGCAAGAGGAGTGTTGA
- a CDS encoding rubrerythrin family protein — MTTQENLMAAFAGESQANRKYLAFAKKADADGKTQIARLFRAAAEAETVHAHAHLRVANGVKSTAENVQEAIAGEGHEFTTMYPEFVAAAKRDAHAGALRSFEYAMAVEKIHHGLYSQAAAALKAGKDLPAAKLFVCPVCGNTEVGSVPEQCPICGIPGAKFSEIA; from the coding sequence ATGACAACACAGGAAAATCTGATGGCCGCATTCGCGGGTGAGAGTCAGGCAAATCGCAAATACCTCGCCTTCGCCAAGAAGGCGGATGCCGACGGCAAGACGCAGATCGCCCGGCTCTTCCGCGCGGCGGCCGAGGCCGAAACCGTTCATGCCCACGCCCATTTGCGCGTCGCCAACGGCGTGAAGAGCACGGCGGAGAACGTGCAGGAGGCGATTGCCGGCGAAGGTCACGAGTTCACGACGATGTATCCCGAGTTCGTCGCCGCCGCCAAACGGGATGCCCATGCGGGTGCCTTGCGCTCGTTTGAATACGCCATGGCCGTCGAAAAGATCCACCACGGTCTTTACAGCCAGGCGGCCGCCGCGCTCAAGGCCGGGAAGGACCTCCCCGCCGCGAAACTCTTTGTCTGTCCGGTCTGCGGCAACACGGAGGTGGGCTCGGTTCCCGAGCAATGTCCGATCTGCGGCATCCCCGGAGCTAAATTCAGCGAAATCGCCTGA